One genomic window of Numida meleagris isolate 19003 breed g44 Domestic line chromosome 1, NumMel1.0, whole genome shotgun sequence includes the following:
- the THAP12 gene encoding 52 kDa repressor of the inhibitor of the protein kinase, translating into MPNFCAAPNCTRKSTQSDLAFFRFPRDPVRCQRWVENCRRADLEDKTPDQLNKHYRLCAKHFETSMICRSSPYRTVLRDNAVPTIFDLTSHLNNPHSRHRKRIKELSEDEIRTLKQQKINEAFEREQATQELNESNAQNTVSEEGGEQQEEKSVPLTLEERENKDYLKSLFEILILMGKQNIPLDSHNVDELPEGIFTSDNFQALLEYRINAGDEVLRKRFEMTAVNLEYCSKTQQKQMLEICESCIREETLREVRDSHFFSIVTDEVVDIAGEEHLPVLVRFVDDSHNLREEFIGFLPYEADPEILAVKFHTTITEKWGLNMEYCRGQAYIVSSGFASKMKVVATRLLEKYPQAVYTLCSSCALNVWLAKSVPVVGVSMALGTIEEVRCLFSRSPQLLVELDNTISVLFQNNEEKGNELKEICRSQWTGRHDTFEVLVDLMQALVLCLDAVSNDSTVRWNNFIAGRAFVLSSALTDFDFIVTVVILKNVLSFTRAFGKNLQGQTSDVFFAASSLTAVLHSLNEVMENIEVYHEFWFEEATNLAAKLDVQIKLPGKFRRSQQGSLDAELTSENYYKEILSVPTVEHIIQELKDIFSEQHLKALKCLSLVPSVMGQLKFNTSEEHHADMYKNDLPNPDTLSAELHCWRIKWKHRGKDIELPATIYEALHLPDIKYFPNVYALLKVLCILPVMKVENEKYEVGRKRLKAYLKNTLTEQRSSNLALLNINIDIKHDLDLMVDTYIKLYPGKVEFQADFLPSNNSEVTESA; encoded by the exons GTGTCAAAGATGGGTAGAGAACTGTCGACGGGCAGATTTAGAAGATAAAACTCCAGATCAACTCAACAAGCACTACAGACTGTGCGCTAAACATTTTGAGACCTCTATGATATGTAGAAGT AGCCCTTACAGAACAGTTTTAAGAGATAATGCTGTGCCAACTATATTTGATCTTACAAGTCACCTGAACAATCCCCACAGCAGACATAGAAAACGGATAAAAGAGCTG agtgaAGATGAAATAAGAACACTGAAGCAGCAAAAGA TTAATGAAGCTTTTGAACGGGAACAGGCAACTCAAGAACTGAATGAAAGCAATGCACAAAACACTGTCTCGGAGGAAGGCGGggagcagcaagaggaaaaatccGTTCCATTAACtctggaagaaagagaaaacaaggatTACCTTAAATCATTGTTTGAAATTTTGATCCTCATGGGTAAACAAAATATTCCCTTGGATAGCCATAATGTTGATGAGCTTCCAGAAGGTATTTTTACTTCAGATAACTTTCAGGCTCTGCTGGAGTATAGAATCAATGCTGGAGATGAAGTTCTGAGGAAGCGGTTTGAGATGACTGCGGTCAATCTTGAATATTGTTcgaaaacacagcagaaacaaatgctCGAGATCTGTGAGAGCTGCATTAGAGAAGAAACACTGAGGGAAGTAAGAGACTCACACTTCTTTTCTATTGTCACTGATGAAGTAGTAGACATAGCAGGAGAAGAGCACTTGCCAGTCTTGGTGAGATTTGTTGATGATTCTCATAATCTGAGAGAAGAATTCATAGGGTTTTTACCTTATGAGGCTGATCCTGAAATATTAGCTGTTAAGTTCCATACGACTATTACTGAAAAGTGGGGTCTAAACATGGAATACTGTCGGGGTCAAGCCTACATCGTCTCCAGTGGGTTTGCTTCTAAAATGAAAGTTGTGGCTACAAGACTCTTGGAGAAGTATCCGCAAGCTGTGTACACGCTGTGTTCCTCTTGTGCCTTAAATGTATGGTTGGCAAAGTCGGTTCCTGTTGTTGGTGTTTCCATGGCCCTAGGAACAATCGAAGAAGTTCGCTGTCTTTTTAGTCGATCTCCACAATTACTGGTAGAACTGGACAATaccatttctgttctttttcagaacAACGAGGAGAAGGGTAACGAGCTGAAGGAGATCTGCCGTTCTCAGTGGACAGGCAGGCATGATACTTTTGAGGTTTTGGTGGATCTCATGCAAGCGTTGGTGCTCTGTTTGGACGCGGTAAGCAATGACTCCACGGTCAGGTGGAACAACTTCATTGCTGGTCGAGCATTTGTACTTTCAAGTGCTTTAACAGATTTTGACTTCATTGTCACTGTTGTAATTCTGAAAAACGTTCTGTCTTTTACGagagcatttggaaaaaatctcCAGGGACAAACGTCAGATGTATTCTTTGCAGCTAGCAGCTTAACGGCGGTGTTGCATTCTCTGAATGAAGTGATGGAGAACATTGAAGTTTACCATGAATTTTGGTTTGAGGAAGCAACAAATTTGGCTGCAAAACTGGATGTACAAATTAAACTCCCAGGAAAATTTCGCAGGTCGCAACAGGGTAGCTTGGACGCTGAGTTAACGTCAGAAAATTACTACAAGGAGATTCTTAGCGTCCCTACAGTGGAACATATAATTCAAGAATTAAAAGATATATTCTCAGAACAACATTTAAAAGCTCTGAAGTGTTTATCATTAGTGCCCTCAGTCATGGGTCAGCTCAAATTCAATACGTCTGAGGAGCATCACGCTGACATGTACAAAAATGACTTACCTAATCCGGACACGCTTTCTGCTGAGCTTCATTGTTGGAGAATCAAGTGGAAGCACAGGGGAAAAGATATTGAACTTCCAGCGACTATTTATGAAGCACTTCACTTGCCAGACATAAAGTATTTCCCCAATGTATATGCATTGCTTAAAGTCTTGTGCATTCTTCCAGTGATGAAAGTGGAGAATGAGAAATACGAAGTCGGACGAAAGCGCTTAAAGGCATACCTGAAAAACACCTTGACGGAGCAAAGGTCAAGCAACCTAGCTTTGCTGAACATAAATATTGATATAAAACATGACTTAGACTTAATGGTGGACACCTACATTAAACTGTATCCCGGTAAAGTGGAATTTCAAGCAGACTTTCTTCCCTCGAACAACTCTGAAGTAACAGAAAGCGCTTAG